The Diospyros lotus cultivar Yz01 chromosome 15, ASM1463336v1, whole genome shotgun sequence genome has a window encoding:
- the LOC127791388 gene encoding uncharacterized protein LOC127791388, with protein sequence MPTVWMYLKRSLHCKSAPSDVHDPKSKRQLRAILTRKARRSGCSRSIANLKDVIHGSTRRLERPPSCSPRSIGSNEFLNPITHEVILSNSRCELKITGFGGFQEEPGDGGGSTFVGTLRPGTPGPGGHPTMHYFNPAFRASTNQRREGFGFGGSAISVGGSAGGRGGGGSKGKSAVTCHKCGEEFGKWEALEAHHLSKHAVTELDEGDSSRKIVEIICRTSWQKSESPCGRIDKVLRVHNMHKTLARFEEYRETVKLNASKLAKKNPRCLADGNELLRFYGTTVACSLGSNGTSHLCTFNRCRLCRIIRNGFSTKEDLTGGIGVFTTSTSGRAFESTSLDEDKDKNKNENDLCMRKALIVCRVIAGRVHKPLENIREIVGQAGFDSLAGKMGLYANIEELYLLDPKALLPCFVVICKP encoded by the exons ATGCCAACAGTTTGGATGTATCTGAAGAGATCTTTACACTGCAAATCGGCGCCATCAGATGTCCATGATCCGAAGAGCAAGAGACAGTTGCGAGCAATCTTGACGAGGAAAGCAAGGAGATCAGGCTGCTCAAGATCCATAGCGAACCTCAAAGATGTCATCCATGGAAGCACAAGGCGGTTGGAAAGGCCACCGAGCTGCAGCCCAAGATCCATAGGCAGCAATGAATTCCTCAACCCAATAACCCATGAAGTGATTCTGAGCAACTCGAGATGTGAGCTCAAAATCACCGGCTTTGGTGGTTTTCAGGAAGAACCCGGCGACGGCGGCGGTTCAACATTTGTGGGTACTTTAAGGCCTGGGACGCCTGGCCCTGGAGGTCACCCCACGATGCACTATTTCAACCCTGCATTTAGGGCATCAACGAATCAGAGAAGGGAAGGCTTTGGGTTTGGTGGTTCTGCCATTTCCGTCGGCGGCTCAGCCGgcggaagaggaggaggaggaagcaAAGGGAAATCGGCTGTGACATGTCACAAGTGTGGAGAGGAGTTTGGGAAATGGGAAGCTTTGGAAGCTCATCATCTTTCCAAGCATGCCG TTACTGAGCTCGACGAGGGAGACTCGTCTCGAAAGATTGTCGAGATAATTTGTCGAACGAGCTGGCAAAAGTCCGAGAGTCCCTGCGGCCGGATCGACAAGGTTTTGAGGGTTCACAACATGCACAAGACTCTCGCTCGGTTTGAAGAATACAGGGAAACAGTGAAGCTCAATGCCAGCAAACTAGCCAAGAAAAACCCGCGGTGTCTAGCTGACGGGAACGAGCTGCTGAGGTTCTACGGCACCACCGTGGCATGCTCCCTCGGCTCCAACGGCACATCTCACCTTTGTACGTTTAACAGATGTCGTCTTTGTCGCATTATACGAAATGGCTTCTCCACCAAAGAGGACCTAACGGGTGGAATAGGCGTTTTCACCACGTCTACAAGTGGGAGAGCGTTCGAATCTACATCACTAGACGAAGAcaaagacaaaaacaaaaacgaaaACGATTTGTGCATGAGGAAAGCTTTGATAGTCTGCAGAGTGATCGCGGGTAGGGTTCACAAACCACTGGAGAATATACGAGAAATTGTGGGGCAGGCGGGGTTCGACTCGTTGGCTGGGAAAATGGGGCTTTATGCCAACATTGAGGAGCTCTATTTGCTCGACCCCAAAGCTCTCCTTCCTTGCTTTGTGGTAATCTGCAAACCCTAG